The sequence GGCCGGGCCTCCCGCACGCAGTTTCAGTTCACCCTGCAGTCGACCGACATGGACCAGCTGAGCACATGGGCCCCCAGGCTGCTCGACAAGATGAAGCAGATGCCCGAATTGCGCGACGTCGCTTCGGATCAGCAGGCGTCGGGCACCACGCTGACGCTGACGATCGACCGCAATCAGGCCGCGCGTTTCGGGATCACCCCCGACGTCATCGACGCGACGCTGTATGATGCATTCGGGCAGCGGGAAATCGCGACCTATTCGACGCAACTGTCCACCTATTACGTCGTCCTCGAGGTGCTGCCCTCGCTGCAGAAGAATCCGTCTACGCTGGAGCAGATCTATCTGCGTTCCCCGACGACGGGCGGTGAGGTGCCGTTGTCGGCGTTCGCGAAGTGGACCACGGCCCCGGTGCGGCCCCTGGCCATCAATCATCAGGGCCAGTGTCCGGCGGTGACGATCTCCTTCAACCTCGCTCCCAATGTCGCCCTGGGCGAGGCGACGCAGGCGATCGACGCGATGGAAAGGCAGATGAACGTGCCGGCTGCCGTCACGTCCACGTTCCAGGGAACGGCAAAGGCGTTCCAGGAGTCTCTCTCCTCGGTGCCGCTCTTGATCGTGGCGGCACTGATCGTGGTGTATCTCATCCTCGGCGTGCTCTACGAGAGCTACATCCATCCTCTGACGATCCTGTCGACCCTGCCGTCAGCCGGTGTCGGCGCTTTGGCGACGCTCCTCATTTTCCACTTCGACTTCAGCCTGATCGGGTTGATCGGGCTGGTTCTGCTGATTGGCATCGTCAAGAAAAACGGCATCATGCTGGTCGACTTTGCGATCGTGGCGGAACGGGATCAGGGCATGTCGCCGGTCGAAGCCATTCGCCGGGCATGCTTGCTGCGCTTCCGTCCGATTCTGATGACCACGATGGCGGCGGTGCTGGGGGGCGTGCCGCTGATGCTGGGCCACGGGACCGGCTCGGAGCTCCGTCAACCGCTCGGCTACGCCATGGTCGGTGGTCTCTTGGTCAGCCAGGTCCTGACGCTTTTCACCACGCCGGTGGTCTATCTTTATCTCGACCGCGTCTCGCAATGGCTCAGTCCGGGTCGACACGCGGAAGGCGATCGTCAAGACGAGGGTGTCGTCGACAGCGGTGAACTGGACGTGGTCGACAGGATACCCCGGAAGACATCCAAGGTTCTTGCAGCGCAGTGACCGTTCATAGTCCCCGCCAGGGCTGCGATGCGGTCATGGCCGCTGAACTGCTGCCGATGACGGCCCGCTTCGACCCGCGGATTTCGGAATGGTGCCGGCGCCGTCCCTTGCCCGGCGGTGGCGGCGTGATTCCCTTGGCGAGGCGGAACGCGCCACCCTAGGGGCTGGGCGAGGTATAAGCCAAAAAGATCAGCACGCCGAGGGCCAGCATCGCAGCCATGAACAGCAGCACCGCCGGCAGCCCCGCGAGTGCCGCCACCGCGCCGGTCACCGACTGCATCAAGGCCGCGCCGAGAAAGAAGGCGAGGTTCACCGCCGCAAGCGCCTTGCCCGCGGTCTGCGCATCGACCAGCTGCCGGGACATGCCGAAGATCAGCGGCTGGGCGGAGGTCGCAAGGCCGATTAGCACGAACATCACGAGGTCGTATTGCGGCGGCATCACCGAGAAGCCGAACAGCATGGAGACGGCGTAGCCCGGCGCGCCCAGCGCCATCAGCGCCAGGAACAGCGCCCCGACCATGTGCGTGGCGGCCACCAGCGCGCGGCGGCGGCCGAGCCTGCGGTCGATGATGCCGATGCACAGGGGACCTGCGATCATCGCGAGCGTGAAGGCGCCGAGCTGGTTGCCGGCCTCGACCCGCGACAATCCCTTGATCTCCATTAGCCATGGCCCGCCCCACAGGCCGCGCAGCACCAGCGAGGTCGCCAGCGACACCAGCGCGAGCGCGATCAAGCCGCGCAAGGGCCGCGACAGGCCGAGCCTGAGCACTTCGATCATCTGCGACAACGGCGAGGAGTCGTCCTTGTGCTCGGCCGCCTGGTGCGGCACCAGCGCGAACACCGCGAGCGCAACCGCGACGCCGCCGGCCGCGGAGAGCCAGAACCCTGCGCGCCAGCCCCAGGCGTCGACCACGAAAGCGAGCGGGCTCGACGACAGCAGCATGCCGATATTGCCGATCGAGAGGATCGCGCCCGACCACAGGCCGAACCGCGCTGCCGACAATTGCTTGGCCGCCAGCGTCATCGGGCACATCAGCATGCCCGAGGTGGCGACGCCGAGCAGCACCTGCCCGAGCGCAAAGCTGGCGGGGCCGCTTGCAAACCCCGACGCGATGGCCCCGATCACGGTTCCCGCGAGCAGGCTGAGCGACACCGGGCGCACGCCAAAACGATCCATCGCCGCGCCGACCGGGATCTGAGCTGCGGCGAAGGCAAAGGGATAGACCGAGGTGAGGCTGGCGAGGGCCTGCGGCTCCATGTGGAAGTCCGCGGCCATCAGATCGAGGCTGACCGCGGGAATCGTGCGCAGCAAGGTCGAGAGCATGTGCCCGCAGGCCAGCGCAAGCAGCGCAAAGATCAGCGCGCGGGTGGCGTGTCCCGCTTCATCCGTGGTAGCGGCCGTCATGAGCGTCCCGTCCCGAGAAGGTTTGGATCGGCCTACATGATCGCGGGCCGGGCGCCAATGACCGCAGCGGGACCCCCTCATTCCGGAATGGGGCTACTTCGCTCTCCTAGGCTCCCCCGTTCGGCACCGCGCGCAACCGGCGCAACCGGTGCAGCGCCTTTGCTGCGTCCTTCATCAGGCCGTCGGCGGCCTTGCGTTCCTGGCCGACGATGACGCCCGATGCGAAAGCCTGGGCGCGGCGGTGGGCGGGCGGCGCCGTCAGCGCAGCCTCCGTGGCCAGCTCGCGGTGCGACATGAAGTCGTTCAGCTTTCCCAGCGCGGATTGGATCCGCTTCAGCCGGCCGGAGAGGGCTGCAAGCTCCTTCCGGCCGTCGTCGCCGTAGAGGCTCTTGAAGAAGTCGACGGCATAGCGAATCTTCTTGATCTTGATCCGCAGCTTGTGGCGCTCAATCGGCTTGAGGTCGTTCAGGTGCTTGCCCTGCTTGCGCGCTTTTCTGATGCGCCGATCGAGCATGTCAGCAGCATAGGCGGCGATCGTGCGGCCGTTCCGGGCATGAGGTCGTCCGCCTTCGATCCACTCGATCATGTCGATCAGCAGCCGGCGGTAACGCGCCGACATGATCGCCTCGCGTGCACGCTCGAATGCCGCGCTGCGTTGCCCCGAAAACCTCTTGCGGATCGCGCGGGCACCGCGCTTCGGCACGCCCTGCGCGGTGATCGGCTGGATGCTCTCCGTCAGGAACACGTCGATTTCTCGCGCTCGCGCCAGTTCGCCCGTGAGCCATTTCAGCTCGGCCTTGACCCGCGCGGTACTCGCCCGCGGCAGGATATCGGCGAACAGCGAAATGGCCGCACGCAGGCGCCGTAGGCCGACGCGCATCTGATGAACGCCTTCGGCGTCCATGTCGCGCACCGGATCGGCATTCGTCGCGACGTGCCGGAACGTCGCATGCGCGATGAGGCGGAACGCCTCGTGTGGCGAGAGCTCGGCCTTCAGCGCGATTGGCTCGGCATGCTGCGCGCCGGCGGCGCCGGCGACGAGCAGATAGCCCTGCTCGGCCTTCGAGCGCAGATCGAGCTCTGCCCCCGTTTTGCGCACGAGATCGCGTGCAAGCCGGAACAGGTCTGCAACATGTCCGGACTTCAGTTCCAGCTCCAGCTCGGCGACGGCCCGCGTCCGTCGCCCGGCGCTGATGCGGCCCCGGTCGACCGCAAGTTCGATCTGGCTCTTCCGGACGCGTCGTGCCTGCGCCGTGCGATGGATGTCGGTCTGAAACACAGGCCTCAGCTTGCGAGGAAACTTTCGGGTCGCAAGGTCTCGCAGCGGCGTATGCTTCGTCTTCTTCAGGTCCGGCCGTGCACCGGAAACTTCGTGCTCCCATTCGCCGCGTGTCACACCGCCGGTGCCGCCTGATTTCACGGTCTGCACATAGCGGTCTTCGACCTTACGGACGCGCAGCGTCAGGCCATGGCGTCTGAGCTTGTGCTTGGTCGTATCGTAATAGGTCGAGATCAGCGACTGCCTGGACACGTCCGGACGCCGCCTGCTCGCGCCGCCGCTTAGCAATATTGACGATAATTTGCGTGGCGCAATGCGAAATTTGAGTTCCGTTTCTGTGGTCATGGCGAACTCTTTCGGTTGCCGAATTCAATGAGACGCCGTCACCGGAAGTTCCGATGTCGTGAATACGTCAGCTCGACTGTCCTCGGGTTGCAAGTCATGGAAACTTCACGGAACGCGGTGCAAGCGTGGCCGATTGATGAGCAGCACAGCACAAGCAAGGAGGCTCCCTTGAGCCGCATGAATGTCATTGCAGTTCTCGTCATCGCGCTGGTCCTCGCCGGCGCCGCTGCGCTCTATCGGCTGGACAACAGCGATGGGGGGCGGACCAGCCGGGCGGATTCGGCAAGGATTGCGTCGGATTGAGTAGGCACGGGCCGCGCCGGGCGTCGGCATGAAACCAATAGGCAAAGGAGAGCGTGATGAAGCCTGCGATCCATCCTGGCGATTTCCCGGTCGAAGCGAGCGAGACCACTGTCATGACCAACAACGGCAAGCCACTCGCAGACGCCGAAAGCACACCCGTGGCTAAAGAGATCGCCGAACGTCTTAACGAGCAGGCCTATCGCGAGGAGCACGAGCGATGGTCGCCATGCAACGGGGGGTTGAACGGCGACCTCGCGACGGACGATCGTGACTTGGAGCACGCCGCGAGCTACTTCAACCCGTCCAGAAGCTTCCAGGATTCATCCAGCAAGTCCCGAATTTGCCGTCGCTCGGTGATCCGATCCTTGGCGAACATTCCATGCTTCCGCGCATTCTGGTTGCCGCGTGGCGCGCCTGATCGTCGGGCGCCGCCATGCATGCGGCAACGGGTCTTGCCGTGCAACGCTGGCGCGCGACAAATCGTGCCGCCGCGCGTTCGCGCACCGCAGCGCGGGCTCGACTGCATGGCATCGGTGTTACGGAAGTGATCGCTGCTCATGCGTCGGCGCCGTGTTCCACATGGAGCCCGTCGTTGCCGCGATGACTCTTGCGGTCTGCAGCAGCTTTGGCATCGGTCTCTGCCGCGCCGGTCTCCGCAACGATCATGTTGGCATGCTGAGTGACGTTGCCGACGATGGCGCGTCCGCCGTCCTGCACGGACAGGTTCTGCACCGTGATCGCGCGCGCGTCGTTGTTGCGGTGACGGCTCAGCGCCTCGACCTGAGCGGAGAAGGTGCGGGAGAGCCGCGTCAATGCGCGCGTGAGGC comes from Bradyrhizobium sp. CCGE-LA001 and encodes:
- a CDS encoding MFS transporter, giving the protein MTAATTDEAGHATRALIFALLALACGHMLSTLLRTIPAVSLDLMAADFHMEPQALASLTSVYPFAFAAAQIPVGAAMDRFGVRPVSLSLLAGTVIGAIASGFASGPASFALGQVLLGVATSGMLMCPMTLAAKQLSAARFGLWSGAILSIGNIGMLLSSSPLAFVVDAWGWRAGFWLSAAGGVAVALAVFALVPHQAAEHKDDSSPLSQMIEVLRLGLSRPLRGLIALALVSLATSLVLRGLWGGPWLMEIKGLSRVEAGNQLGAFTLAMIAGPLCIGIIDRRLGRRRALVAATHMVGALFLALMALGAPGYAVSMLFGFSVMPPQYDLVMFVLIGLATSAQPLIFGMSRQLVDAQTAGKALAAVNLAFFLGAALMQSVTGAVAALAGLPAVLLFMAAMLALGVLIFLAYTSPSP
- a CDS encoding CYTH and CHAD domain-containing protein, with product MTTETELKFRIAPRKLSSILLSGGASRRRPDVSRQSLISTYYDTTKHKLRRHGLTLRVRKVEDRYVQTVKSGGTGGVTRGEWEHEVSGARPDLKKTKHTPLRDLATRKFPRKLRPVFQTDIHRTAQARRVRKSQIELAVDRGRISAGRRTRAVAELELELKSGHVADLFRLARDLVRKTGAELDLRSKAEQGYLLVAGAAGAQHAEPIALKAELSPHEAFRLIAHATFRHVATNADPVRDMDAEGVHQMRVGLRRLRAAISLFADILPRASTARVKAELKWLTGELARAREIDVFLTESIQPITAQGVPKRGARAIRKRFSGQRSAAFERAREAIMSARYRRLLIDMIEWIEGGRPHARNGRTIAAYAADMLDRRIRKARKQGKHLNDLKPIERHKLRIKIKKIRYAVDFFKSLYGDDGRKELAALSGRLKRIQSALGKLNDFMSHRELATEAALTAPPAHRRAQAFASGVIVGQERKAADGLMKDAAKALHRLRRLRAVPNGGA
- a CDS encoding HGGxSTG domain-containing protein, with protein sequence MSSDHFRNTDAMQSSPRCGARTRGGTICRAPALHGKTRCRMHGGARRSGAPRGNQNARKHGMFAKDRITERRQIRDLLDESWKLLDGLK